A DNA window from candidate division KSB1 bacterium contains the following coding sequences:
- a CDS encoding glycosyltransferase family 4 protein, which produces MDLFSSSGRETDPLSRDTNKSAPATSNGQERGLLSLAFISAAGHWHYHENSDCQRVRTMKILLDDGLSTSVALTGIGHQCLGLYHHLRNFAEVTLADYHEIGWLPRQVRRAAYLFVSNVSCPLSSYDVVHYNNFYTPRLPSRGAKVVTIHDLWMFHRPDTLPRRYVPYIQRAVAHSLQRAELVIVPSVAIEQEILLFFPSTPPDKIIVLFNGLRDIFWRPPETAGEVVADLQDKSYFLHVGTIEERKNISFLVQCFQRARQRGDLKRDSRLVLVGRLGPGHEQIMPLIRACDFVHLLGHVSDEELLWLYHHAKALVFPSLYEGFGIPLIEAMSCKLPIIRSDITASIEIDRRNGSRMFGFPLDSSDKLCEMLCLLEREGEYIRASLDYGDLSIYHFDQVARQHLAAYQMAIERKAQFGSCSRPTCHHRTQDKGK; this is translated from the coding sequence ATGGATTTGTTCTCTTCATCAGGGCGTGAGACAGACCCTCTGTCACGCGACACAAACAAATCGGCTCCCGCCACCTCAAATGGGCAGGAACGCGGCTTGCTGTCGCTGGCATTCATCAGTGCGGCAGGGCATTGGCATTATCATGAGAACTCTGACTGTCAACGGGTTCGCACCATGAAAATTTTGTTGGATGACGGCCTCTCAACTTCTGTTGCCCTGACGGGGATCGGCCATCAATGTTTGGGACTTTATCACCATCTTCGCAATTTCGCCGAGGTGACTCTGGCTGATTATCATGAGATTGGCTGGCTGCCACGACAAGTCCGGCGCGCGGCATACCTGTTTGTTTCCAACGTTTCCTGCCCGTTGTCATCTTATGATGTGGTGCATTACAACAATTTCTACACACCCAGGCTGCCTTCCCGGGGCGCCAAGGTTGTCACCATTCATGATTTGTGGATGTTCCACCGGCCGGACACTTTGCCCCGCCGCTACGTTCCCTATATTCAGAGGGCGGTGGCACACTCTCTGCAAAGGGCAGAACTGGTCATTGTCCCCTCTGTTGCGATTGAACAGGAGATTCTTCTTTTTTTTCCCTCAACGCCGCCGGATAAAATCATTGTGCTTTTCAACGGCCTGCGAGACATCTTCTGGAGACCGCCTGAAACAGCCGGAGAAGTTGTTGCAGATTTGCAAGACAAGTCTTACTTTCTTCACGTCGGAACCATCGAAGAGCGCAAGAACATCAGTTTTTTAGTGCAATGCTTTCAGCGGGCACGCCAGCGCGGCGATCTCAAACGTGATTCAAGGCTCGTGCTGGTGGGCAGGCTGGGACCGGGGCATGAGCAGATAATGCCGCTTATCAGGGCATGTGATTTTGTCCATCTGCTCGGCCATGTCAGCGATGAAGAACTCCTCTGGCTTTATCACCACGCCAAAGCCCTGGTTTTCCCCTCACTGTATGAAGGTTTTGGCATTCCATTGATTGAGGCGATGAGCTGCAAACTGCCCATTATTCGATCAGATATTACCGCAAGCATTGAGATTGACCGTCGGAACGGTTCCCGCATGTTCGGCTTTCCCCTTGATTCGAGCGACAAGTTGTGTGAAATGCTGTGTCTGCTCGAGCGGGAAGGAGAATACATAAGGGCCTCGTTGGACTATGGCGATCTCTCCATCTATCATTTCGATCAAGTGGCCCGCCAACATCTCGCAGCCTACCAGATGGCAATCGAAAGAAAGGCGCAGTTTGGCAGTTGCTCTCGGCCCACATGCCATCATCGCACGCAGGATAAAGGAAAATGA
- a CDS encoding glycosyltransferase family 4 protein, whose product MRILLLTPRVPYPPYRGDKLKIFNLIKRLARSHEIYLICFAQTRRDLGNLQQLRPYCKQINHVKLPVWLSLLKCFAGLFLSVPLQVQYFKSRRMQNLIDRACRGQHFDIIHTHLIRMAQYTAGKSGSVRVLDLTDAVSLYLERFMARAKNPLLKLLLKIELQRMMRYERLLEQFHACFVCSAPDREQLRKTAPEAAIELIPNGVDLSYFSTNGSLPDYDPDRIIFTGNLSYYPNIDGILHFTNDIFPLIKRERPSAKLYVVGQSPPAKVRALASPDVIVTGFVEDIKQYYLSSAVAVSPIRFGAGTLNKIIEPMALGVPVVATSVGVEGLEVIPGEDILVADQPQAFARNVVAVLQDSALREKLRQGGMAVIRKRYDWDAIVTRLEGIYQELVLQQSRQEKAKTFSAID is encoded by the coding sequence ATGAGAATCCTTCTCCTCACTCCGCGTGTCCCCTATCCCCCCTATCGCGGGGATAAGCTCAAAATCTTCAATCTCATCAAGCGTCTGGCTCGGAGCCACGAGATTTATCTCATCTGCTTTGCACAAACCCGCCGGGATTTGGGGAATTTGCAGCAGTTACGCCCATATTGCAAACAGATCAACCATGTCAAACTGCCGGTTTGGCTGTCGCTGCTCAAGTGTTTTGCCGGTTTGTTCCTGTCTGTGCCATTGCAGGTGCAATATTTCAAATCGCGGCGCATGCAAAATCTCATCGACCGGGCCTGCCGCGGGCAACATTTCGACATCATTCATACGCATTTGATTCGCATGGCGCAGTATACCGCCGGCAAGAGCGGTTCGGTCAGGGTTCTGGATTTGACCGATGCCGTGTCGCTTTATCTTGAGCGGTTCATGGCACGTGCAAAAAATCCCCTCCTGAAGCTGCTGCTCAAAATCGAGTTGCAGCGCATGATGCGCTACGAACGCCTGCTGGAGCAATTCCATGCCTGCTTTGTCTGTTCCGCACCGGATCGCGAGCAGTTGCGCAAAACTGCACCGGAAGCCGCCATCGAACTCATTCCCAACGGTGTCGATTTGAGTTATTTCTCGACCAATGGCAGCCTGCCTGATTACGATCCCGACCGCATCATTTTCACCGGCAATCTGAGTTATTATCCCAACATCGACGGCATTCTCCATTTCACCAACGACATTTTTCCGCTGATCAAGCGGGAAAGACCGTCCGCCAAATTGTATGTTGTGGGGCAGTCGCCGCCGGCGAAAGTGAGGGCGCTGGCCTCGCCCGATGTGATCGTGACCGGTTTTGTCGAGGACATCAAGCAATACTATTTGAGCAGTGCGGTGGCCGTATCGCCGATTCGATTTGGGGCCGGGACTTTGAACAAAATCATCGAGCCCATGGCGCTGGGGGTGCCGGTAGTGGCAACGTCCGTTGGAGTGGAGGGGCTGGAGGTGATCCCCGGTGAGGATATTCTCGTGGCGGATCAGCCGCAGGCATTCGCGCGGAATGTCGTGGCCGTGCTGCAAGATTCGGCACTGCGTGAGAAGCTGCGCCAGGGTGGCATGGCGGTAATTCGAAAACGATATGATTGGGATGCGATTGTCACGCGCCTGGAAGGAATTTATCAAGAGCTGGTGCTGCAGCAATCACGCCAGGAAAAAGCGAAGACCTTTTCCGCCATCGATTAA
- a CDS encoding Uma2 family endonuclease yields the protein MKLDDENVPRPDLMFTHKVRLLLLGGTEWLRPADVAVEVISPASQRLEMVDKRNLCADFGG from the coding sequence ATGAAGCTCGACGACGAAAATGTGCCCCGGCCGGATTTGATGTTCACACACAAGGTGCGCCTGCTTCTTTTGGGCGGCACGGAATGGCTCAGGCCGGCAGATGTCGCTGTTGAAGTCATCTCACCCGCCAGCCAGCGGCTGGAAATGGTCGACAAGAGGAATTTATGTGCGGATTTCGGAGGGTGA